The Setaria italica strain Yugu1 chromosome IX, Setaria_italica_v2.0, whole genome shotgun sequence genome has a window encoding:
- the LOC101786576 gene encoding S-norcoclaurine synthase 1 has product MAHARATGSLPVANVQELAQACNRSDGQVPERYIRAEANTEEVITGYGSTSAIPIIDLRKLCDPQSSPEECAKLGSACQQWGFFQLINHGVPDEVICNLRKDIAEFFKLPLETKKAYSQLPNSLEGYGQVFVMSEKQKLDWADMFYLVARPNEARDMRFWPAHPSSFRTSIDRYSSETAEVARCLLEFMAKDMGADSASLLQMFQGQPQGLRMNYYPPCRQANKVLGMSPHTDASGLTLLLQVNDMPGLQIRRDGKWFTVDALEGAFIVNVGDVLEILSNGKYRSVEHRAVVHPDRERISAAVFHRPCQDAVVGPLPELMKDGNSKARYRSVGYMEFMRRYYSAKLDGRNHLESLKIEL; this is encoded by the exons ATGGCACACGCTAGAGCCACAGGATCTCTACCAGTGGCAAATGTGCAGGAACTAGCACAGGCTTGCAACAGATCTGATGGGCAGGTACCTGAGAGGTACATAAGGGCGGAGGCTAACACTGAAGAGGTAATCACTGGCTATGGTAGTACCTCTGCAATTCCTATCATTGATCTCCGCAAGCTGTGTGATCCCCAATCATCGCCTGAAGAGTGTGCAAAGCTTGGATCTGCCTGTCAGCAGTGGGGCTTCTTTCAG CTGATCAACCATGGGGTGCCAGACGAAGTGATCTGCAACCTGAGGAAAGACATTGCTGAGTTCTTCAAACTGCCACTTGAAACCAAGAAGGCATACTCACAGCTACCGAACAGCCTCGAAGGCTATGGCCAGGTCTTTGTTATGTCAGAGAAGCAGAAACTGGACTGGGCGGACATGTTCTACCTCGTGGCGAGGCCGAATGAGGCAAGGGACATGAGGTTCTGGCCTGCTCACCCATCTTCCTTCAG AACGTCCATAGATAGGTACTCCTCAGAGACAGCGGAAGTGGCACGCTGCTTGTTGGAGTTCATGGCCAAGGACATGGGAGCTGATTCAGCATCATTGTTACAGATGTTCCAAGGCCAGCCGCAGGGTCTTAGGATGAACTACTACCCGCCATGCCGGCAAGCCAACAAGGTGCTGGGAATGTCGCCTCACACGGACGCTTCCGGCCTGACACTTCTACTCCAGGTGAACGACATGCCGGGCCTGCAGATTAGGAGGGACGGCAAGTGGTTCACTGTGGACGCTCTAGAAGGAGCGTTCATTGTCAACGTTGGCGACGTACTTGAG ATCCTGAGCAACGGCAAGTACAGAAGTGTTGAGCACCGGGCAGTGGTGCACCCAGACAGAGAGCGCATCTCGGCTGCGGTGTTCCATCGGCCATGCCAGGATGCCGTGGTTGGCCCTTTGCCGGAGCTCATGAAAGATGGTAACAGCAAAGCGCGGTACAGATCAGTGGGGTATATGGAATTCATGAGGCGCTACTACTCAGCAAAGCTTGACGGACGGAATCACCTGGAGAGCTTGAAAATTGAGCTGTGA
- the LOC101784973 gene encoding protein SRG1: MAEIFDKMKVEFVDQDECVQVVADNIRGTGEVPERYVRSEIMSDPAIDDAKGYNLPVIDMSRLLNPEFSEEETAKLGSACEHWGFFQLVNHGFNGELLQQIKADITEFFNLPLEEKLAVAIPPNGIQGFGHHFVFSKEQKLDWVDLLFLATRPVEERSLAFWPTKPSTFRDTLDRYSLGLANVSAQLFKFMANNLGVNHEALLGTFKGLPQSMRINYYPPCSQADKVLGLSPHTDGVGMTFLLQVNDVEGLQIRKDGKWFPVKAIPGALVVNIGDVLEILTNGKYKSIEHRAVINPVKERITIATFHSVHLGCTIGPLQELLKTDEAHYKVLDSVEFTKGYFAAKLEGRRYLESLKLGI; encoded by the exons ATGGCTGAAATCTTTGACAAAATGAAAGTGGAGTTCGTCGACCAAGATGAGTGTGTGCAGGTTGTTGCCGACAACATCCGTGGCACCGGTGAGGTTCCTGAAAGGTATGTCAGGTCTGAGATTATGTCTGATCCTGCCATCGACGATGCCAAGGGTTACAATCTACCGGTAATTGATATGTCGAGATTGCTGAACCCTGAGTTTTCTGAGGAGGAGACTGCTAAGCTTGGATCTGCCTGTGAGCACTGGGGATTCTTTCAG CTAGTGAACCATGGGTTCAATGGAGAATTGCTACAGCAAATTAAGGCTGACATCACAGAGTTCTTCAACCTTCCACTGGAGGAAAAGTTGGCAGTGGCAATTCCACCAAATGGCATACAAGGGTTTGGCCACCACTTTGTTTTCTCCAAGGAACAGAAGCTGGATTGGGTAGATTTGTTGTTCCTTGCCACACGGCCTGTTGAGGAAAGGAGTCTGGCCTTCTGGCCTACAAAGCCTTCCACATTCAG GGACACACTGGATAGGTACTCACTGGGGCTGGCAAATGTATCTGCACAATTGTTCAAGTTTATGGCCAACAACCTTGGAGTTAACCATGAGGCACTCCTTGGCACCTTCAAAGGTCTGCCTCAGAGCATGAGGATCAACTATTACCCTCCCTGCAGTCAAGCTGACAAGGTTTTAGGTCTGTCGCCGCATACGGATGGTGTTGGCATGACATTCCTCCTACAAGTAAATGATGTAGAAGGACTACAAATCAGGAAGGATGGCAAATGGTTTCCCGTGAAGGCTATACCTGGAGCTCTTGTCGTCAACATAGGGGATGTTCTTGAG ATCCTCACCAATGGTAAGTACAAGAGTATTGAGCACAGGGCAGTAATAAACCCTGTCAAGGAAAGGATTACGATTGCAACATTCCATAGCGTCCACCTTGGCTGCACCATTGGCCCGCTTCAGGAGCTGTTGAAGACGGACGAGGCGCACTACAAGGTGTTAGATAGTGTTGAGTTCACCAAGGGCTATTTTGCTGCAAAGCTAGAAGGCAGAAGGTACTTGGAGAGCTTGAAGCTAGGCATATGA
- the LOC101785911 gene encoding S-norcoclaurine synthase 1, giving the protein MAARTVGSLPVANVQALAETCNGFNDKIPERYVRMEARSEEVIIGHGSTLVIPIVDLNKLLDPQSTEEECVKLVSACQNWGFFQLTNHGVPDEVIENLMNDIAEFFKQPLEAKKACSQLPNSLEGYGQAFVVSDNQKLDWSDRFFLHVRPVESRDLRFWPTNPASFRHSVDVYSSEVAKLSCRLLEFMAKGMGAEPASLLGMFEGQHQGMRMNYYPPCWQADQVLGLSPHSDACGLTLLLQKRDVQGLQVKRDGKWFSVDALDGALIVNVGDALELLSNGNFRSAEHRAVIHQNKERISVAMFHQPCQDLIVGPLPEFVKGEKVRYRSTSYQDFLTQYFKAKLDGKNHLEKFKL; this is encoded by the exons ATGGCAGCAAGAACCGTTGGATCTCTCCCTGTGGCTAATGTGCAGGCACTTGCGGAAACTTGCAACGGGTTCAATGACAAGATACCGGAAAGATACGTCAGGATGGAGGCTAGGTCTGAGGAGGTGATCATCGGCCATGGTAGTACTTTGGTAATTCCAATTGTCGATCTCAACAAGTTACTTGACCCACAGTCAACGGAGGAGGAGTGCGTGAAGTTGGTTTCTGCCTGTCAGAACTGGGGCTTCTTTCAG CTCACCAACCATGGAGTTCCAGATGAAGTGATTGAGAACCTGATGAATGACATAGCTGAGTTCTTCAAGCAGCCACTTGAAGCCAAGAAGGCTTGCTCACAGCTACCAAACAGCCTTGAAGGCTACGGACAGGCCTTTGTTGTGTCCGATAACCAGAAACTGGACTGGTCTGACAGATTTTTCCTTCATGTTCGTCCAGTTGAGTCAAGGGACTTGCGTTTCTGGCCTACAAACCCTGCGTCCTTCAG GCATTCTGTAGATGTATATTCCTCAGAGGTAGCAAAGCTATCATGTCGCTTGCTGGAGTTCATGGCCAAGGGCATGGGCGCTGAGCCAGCATCGCTGCTAGGAATGTTTGAAGGTCAGCATCAGGGCATGAGGATGAACTACTACCCTCCATGCTGGCAAGCTGATCAGGTGTTAGGGCTGTCACCACACAGCGATGCATGTGGCTTGACACTCTTATTACAGAAGAGAGATGTGCAGGGCCTGCAGGTCAAGAGGGATGGCAAGTGGTTTTCTGTGGACGCTTTGGATGGTGCACTCATTGTTAATGTTGGCGACGCACTTGAG CTCCTGAGCAATGGAAACTTTAGAAGCGCTGAGCATAGGGCCGTGATACACCAAAATAAAGAGAGAATTTCAGTAGCAATGTTCCACCAACCTTGCCAGGATCTGATAGTTGGCCCTCTGCCGGAGTTTGTGAAAGGCGAAAAAGTGCGGTACAGATCAACAAGTTACCAGGATTTCTTGACGCAGTACTTCAAAGCAAAACTTGACGGGAAAAATCACCTTGAAAAATTCAAGCTGTAG